One region of Zingiber officinale cultivar Zhangliang chromosome 7B, Zo_v1.1, whole genome shotgun sequence genomic DNA includes:
- the LOC122007363 gene encoding nuclear pore complex protein NUP98A-like yields MFGSSNTFSQSSTSPFGSQPMFGQTSSTATNPFAPKLFGSPNSFGTQNGSSIFGGTSTGVFGQPSTPAFGASPAPAFGSSMPAFGASSTPAFSSGSSSFGGSSLFGQKPAFGTFGSSPNQSSPFGSTFQPTQPAFGTSLFGSTTPFSQSSQSAFGATTTPTFGSTSTPSFGTATTPAFGATTTPAFGATSTPAFGSTTTPAFGSTTSSLFGSAGTSFGVSSSPAFGTTAAPSFGTQTTSVFGSSSTPAFGASSAPTFGSPTVSAFGTSNTPFSFSSTPAFGQSTSAFGSTPFGASTSPFGAQGSPFGAQATTPSLGSPGFGQSAFGTQPGGTRVASYSPTPEADGGTSSQPAGKLESISAMSVYKEKSHEELRWEDYQRGDKGGSNQSGQPAGAINFSAPSQPSPYVSTGTAVQSAANPFSSTTPANPFALKSPSFGSSGFGSTSTSLFNSPFSASSSSPFGPTSTTSLFGASSSSTFGSSSSPSLFGGSSAPAFGSSTSVFGNSLAGSSLAFGSGLGSTQASGLFQSSPAPFGQTSTPFAQPTSGTTTAFGSNLFSTPSTGFGGSLFSSSTPSLFPSSTPAGFNATPAAQTPFQSAPAVQPSNAFSFSNFGQIQPASSSGFGAMPNLFNQSTIGQPAAGQSNVVTQPVPVANPFGMLPAMPHMSIGRVGSTPSIQYGISSMPVVDKPIPARNSLLLVPRISSQRRIRLPPRKYSPKTDGPKLPFFADDETLSTPKADALFIPRENPRALVIRPVEEWPPRSIMEKGSIVKDRPNSANENGKVPGEPSAPAYKELDEGDNDEPVTEHGHSKDPTGQTASPSKPMHKANGGINGDHMQKAADSYMKISGHRAGKAAITYEHGPGIEALMPKLRRDDYYTIPRIQELAAKERAEPGFCRHVKDFVVGRHGYGSIKFYGETDVRALDLELIVQFNHREVIVYSDDDKKPPVGQGLNKPAEVTLLDIKCIDKKTGEQLTEGPRVERYKEMLTRKVEEQGAEFIAYDPVKAEWKFKVKHFSRYRFLDVDLIP; encoded by the exons GCTCTTCTTTGTTTGGACAGAAGCCAGCTTTTGGGACTTTTGGTTCATCTCCAAACCAATCAAGTCCATTTGGCAGTACATTTCAGCCAACACAACCAGCATTTGGGACCAGCCTCTTTGGTTCCACAACCCCATTCAGTCAATCCAGTCAATCTGCATTTGGTGCTACTACTACCCCAACTTTTGGCTCTACAAGCACCCCATCTTTTGGTACAGCTACTACACCAGCATTTGGTGCCACGACTACACCAGCATTTGGTGCCACAAGCACACCTGCATTTGGTTCTACGACAACCCCAGCATTTGGTTCAACGACATCATCCCTCTTTGGTTCTGCAGGAACTTCATTTGGGGTTTCAAGTTCTCCAGCATTTGGTACAACAGCAGCACCATCTTTCGGTACTCAAACCACCTCTGTCTTTGGGTCTTCAAGTACGCCAGCATTTGGTGCATCTAGTGCTCCAACATTCGGCTCGCCGACTGTTTCTGCTTTTGGCACATCAAATACCCCTTTCAGTTTTAGTTCCACCCCAGCCTTTGGCCAGTCAACATCTGCATTTGGCAGTACACCTTTTGGAGCATCAACATCTCCTTTTGGCGCTCAGGGCTCCCCATTTG GTGCTCAGGCAACAACACCATCCCTTGGTAGCCCAGGTTTTGGACAATCAGCTTTTGGGACTCAGCCCGGAGGAACAAGAGTTGCATCATATAGCCCAACACCTGAGGCTGATGGTGGTACTAGTAGTCAGCCTGCTGGCAAGCTGGAATCTATAAGTGCAATGTCTGTGTATAAAGAAAAGAGTCATGAGGAATTAAGATGGGAGGATTATCAACGAGGTGATAAAG GGGGATCCAACCAGTCTGGACAGCCTGCAGGAGCAATAAATTTTTCCGCACCATCTCAACCCAGCCCTTATGTTTCTACAGGCACTGCTGTTCAATCTGCTGCAAACCCTTTTTCTTCGACCACTCCTGCGAATCCCTTTGCTCTTAAATCTCCTAGTTTTGGTTCATCTGGGTTTGGTTCTACTTCTACATCACTTTTCAACTCACCATTCTCTGCTTCCTCATCGAGTCCATTTGGTCCAACTTCTACAACTTCTTTGTTTGGTGCTTCTAGTAGTTctacatttggttcaagttcatCACCCTCACTTTTTGGTGGATCAAGTGCACCTGCTTTTGGCTCTTCAACATCAGTCTTTGGCAATTCATTGGCCGGGTCTAGTTTGGCTTTTGGATCTGGCCTTGGCAGTACTCAAGCTTCTGGGCTATTCCAGTCCTCACCTGCTCCTTTTGGGCAAACATCAACACCTTTTGCACAGCCAACTAGCGGAACAACTACTGCCTTTGGATCAAATCTATTTAGCACTCCATCTACTGGTTTTGGTGGGAGTTTATTCAGCAGTTCAACGCCATCACTCTTTCCTTCAAGCACTCCAGCTGGATTTAATGCAACT CCTGCAGCACAGACACCCTTCCAATCAGCTCCAGCAGTCCAGCCATCCAATGCATTCTCATTTTCAAATTTTGGACAGATACAACCAG CCTCTTCTAGTGGCTTTGGTGCTATGCCAAACCTCTTCAATCAAAGCACCATTGGACAGCC TGCTGCTGGTCAGTCCAATGTGGTCACGCAACCAGTTCCTGTCGCAAATCCTTTTGGGATGCTTCCTGCAATGCCTCATATGTCAATTGGTCGTGTGGGCTCTACCCCCTCAATTCAGTATGGAATTTCGAGCATGCCT GTTGTTGATAAGCCTATTCCTGCAAGGAATTCACTGTTACTAGTTCCACGAATTTCCTCTCAGAGAAGGATTAGACTGCCTCCCAGGAAATACTCCCCTAAAACTGATGGCCCAAAG TTGCCCTTTTTCGCTGATGATGAAACACTTTCCACACCAAAAGCAGATGCACTTTTCATTCCCAGAGAAAATCCTAGGGCTCTGGTTATACGCCCAGTTGAGGAATGGCCTCCTCGAAGTATTATGGAAAAGGGTAGTATTGTCAAAGATAGACCAAACTCAGCCAATGAAAATG GTAAAGTGCCAGGAGAGCCTTCTGCTCCAGCTTATAAGGAACTTGATGAAGGTGATAATGATG AACCTGTTACTGAGCATGGACACTCCAAGGATCCCACTGGTCAAACTGCATCACCCTCTAAACCTATGCACAAGGCGAATGGTGGCATCAATGGTGATCATATGCAAAAAGCCGCAGATTCTTACATGAAAATATCTGGACACAGGGCAGGCAAGGCTGCAATCACGTATGAGCATGGTCCAGGCATAGAAGCACTGATGCCTAAACTCCGCCGAGACGATTACTATACTATCCCTCGAATCCAGGAACTGGCTGCAAAAGAGCGTGCAGAGCCAGGCTTCTGCCGGCATGTCAAGGATTTTGTTGTTGGTCGGCATGGCTATGGCAGCATCAAGTTCTATGGAGAAACCGATGTCCGGGCACTCGACCTGGAGTTGATTGTCCAATTCAACCACCGCGAGGTGATTGTTTACAGCGATGATGATAAGAAGCCTCCTGTTGGGCAAGGGCTGAACAAACCTGCAGAGGTGACACTCCTCGACATAAAATGCATCGACAAGAAGACAGGCGAGCAGTTGACAGAGGGTCCGAGAGTGGAGAGGTACAAGGAGATGCTGACACGGAAGGTGGAGGAGCAAGGGGCGGAATTCATCGCTTATGATCCTGTCAAGGCGGAGTGGAAATTCAAGGTGAAGCACTTCAGCCGGTACAGGTTTCTCGACGTGGATCTGATTCCTTGA
- the LOC122004822 gene encoding TVP38/TMEM64 family membrane protein slr0305-like: MAVSLSSTIRISLLVLLVVASAAAFFTLPVEKILKEFLVWINQNLGQWGGPVVLTVAYIPLTILAVPAAVLSLGGGYLFGFPIGFLADSVGATIGSVAAFLLGRALGRSYVISKMKDYPDIQAAAIAIEKSGFKIVLLLRLAPLVPFCLSNYFLSVTSISLAEYTMASWLGMMPITLALAYVGTTLKELAEVTHGWSEVSIARWALMIAGLLISAVLMVCVTREAKAALQRTLAENLEADNILIPSSSPSLPQPCSDLNQPLMIKINCSNVDVEN; this comes from the exons ATGGCCGTCTCCTTGTCCTCCACCATCAGGATTTCCCTGCTAGTGCTCCTGGTCGTTGCTTCCGCCGCCGCCTTCTTCACGCTCCCAGTCGAAAAG ATTCTGAAGGAGTTCTTGGTTTGGATAAACCAGAATCTTGGTCAATGGGGGGGACCTGTTGTGCT GACTGTTGCATATATTCCCTTGACTATACTTGCCGTTCCAGCTGCAGTACTTAGT CTTGGTGGTGGATATCTATTTGGGTTCCCAATAGGCTTTCTTGCTGATTCAGTTGGAGCAACGATTGGGTCTGTGGCAGCATTTTTGCTTGGCAGAGCT TTAGGAAGGTCCTATGTCATCTCCAAAATGAAAGACTATCCTGACATCCAAGCTGCTGCGATTGCAATTGAGAAATCTGGATTTAAG ATTGTTTTGCTGCTTAGGCTAGCTCCTTTGGTTCCATTTTGCTTGTCGAACTACTTCCTATCTGTCACATCGATCAGCCTTGCAGAGTACACAATGGCATCCTGGCTGGGAATGATG CCAATTACTCTTGCTCTGGCGTATGTGGGAACTACTTTGAAGGAACTAGCTGAGGTTACACATGGATGGAGTGAGGTTTCAATTGCTCGCTGG GCACTGATGATAGCCGGATTATTGATATCTG CTGTGCTTATGGTTTGTGTGACAAGAGAAGCAAAGGCAGCTCTACAAAGAACTTTAGCTGAGAACTTAGAGGCAGATAACATACTCATCCCGTCGTCATCACCGTCCTTGCCGCAACCGTGCTCGGATCTAAACCAGCCTCTTATGATCAAGATCAATTGTTCAAATGTTGACGTAGAAAATTAA
- the LOC122007365 gene encoding UDP-glycosyltransferase 87A2-like codes for MEPPSSSDRRRRHVVLLPYPGRGHIHPFLRLAHRLASRGFLATVVLTQEWLSLLSSSPPLSPSVRFRSIPNVVPSERTRGADFGSFIRAVLVDMGPPVAALLAELDPPPAVLVADSLLPWAPAIARRMDVPVAAFFPQAATVFLALQQLKALSPPEIEHSISGNGSTYLDYVPKPTSSHLDDFITHSNGEGMLKAFIEGISWFATAHCILFNTFNELETRALHALHSFLTVPFYSIGPLVANIVTEHTTEWYFTWLDSHPQRSVLYVSLSSFLPFTNEELKEIAIGLQMSGHPFLWSVPDSKNIEELIGQKGMVVPWCDQAGVLCHPSIGGFLTHCGWNSTLESIHAGVPMLTFPLMWDQYPNGKLIVEDWEVGFSLNDEEKGVVSREDIARAVRRLMDLYSEGSKELRKVMELKKKSQAASTGVDFDNFIEKIMSQDSVES; via the exons ATGGAGCCACCATCCTCCTCCGATCGCCGCCGACGCCATGTGGTGCTCCTTCCCTACCCCGGCCGCGGCCACATCCACCCGTTTCTCCGCCTTGCCCACCGCCTCGCCTCCCGCGGCTTCCTCGCCACCGTCGTCCTCACCCAGGAGTGGCTTTCCCTCCTCTCCTCCTCCCCCCCGCTTTCCCCTTCCGTCCGCTTCCGCTCCATCCCCAACGTCGTCCCGTCCGAGCGCACCCGCGGCGCCGATTTCGGATCCTTCATCCGAGCGGTGCTAGTCGATATGGGCCCCCCAGTGGCCGCACTGCTCGCAGAGCTCGACCCACCTCCCGCCGTCCTCGTCGCCGACTCCTTGCTCCCGTGGGCCCCTGCGATAGCGCGTCGGATGGACGTTCCCGTCGCCGCCTTCTTCCCCCAGGCCGCCACCGTCTTCCTCGCCTTGCAACAGCTCAAAGCCCTTTCGCCGCCGGAGATCGAGCATTCAATTTCCG GTAatggaagcacttaccttgattatGTTCCAAAACCCACCTCTAGCCATTTGGATGATTTCATCACCCACTCCAATGGTGAAGGCATGCTCAAGGCCTTCATTGAAGGCATATCTTGGTTTGCCACTGCTCACTGTATCCTCTTTAACACCTTTAATGAGCTTGAAACCAGAGCCCTCCACGCACTCCACTCCTTCCTTACAGTCCCCTTCTACTCCATTGGCCCCCTTGTCGCCAACATTGTCACTGAACACACCACAGAATGGTACTTCACTTGGTTGGACTCTCATCCGCAAAGGTCTGTGCTGTATGTGTCATTGAGTAGCTTCCTTCCTTTCACAAATGAGGAGCTCAAAGAGATCGCCATCGGGCTTCAGATGAGTGGGCATCCATTCCTCTGGTCTGTGCCTGATTCAAAGAACATTGAAGAGCTCATCGGCCAGAAAGGTATGGTTGTTCCATGGTGTGACCAAGCTGGAGTGCTGTGCCACCCTTCAATTGGGGGATTCTTGACACACTGCGGTTGGAACTCGACATTAGAGAGCATTCATGCAGGTGTTCCCATGCTCACATTTCCACTCATGTGGGATCAATATCCAAATGGTAAGTTGATTGTGGAAGATTGGGAAGTGGGGTTTAGTTTAAATGATGAGGAGAAGGGTGTGGTATCAAGGGAGGATATCGCTAGAGCAGTGCGAAGATTGATGGACCTCTATTCTGAGGGGAGCAAAGAGTTGAGGAAGGTAATGGAGCTCAAGAAGAAGTCTCAGGCTGCTTCTACCGGAGTAGACTTCGACAATTTCATCGAAAAAATCATGAGTCAAGATAGTGTTGAAAGTTAA
- the LOC122007366 gene encoding uncharacterized protein LOC122007366: MRGCSGGGGGGGGGGESSLLLLLLILLFFYPISAALSYAQSTGLCVSPGGRFPTFATEGKPPRRVSKGPKDLALCRIFRQKTCCDVTQTYPALLLIRRLASSGEASQECLHLWELLECSICDPRTGVQPGPPLICSTFCDMVFQACSSAYFSIDVKSQALLPCGSSDIICGKASEWVSNGTELCRRAGFLVQQDWQRVQWLDEPFCYGGKASLESISDSWKSPDSRSPEDFRQWAREMPIREKVFWAVGGMVLTAGLLLVSKRRSYSHRQKQAAIRRTTRRLEVRIKQQPSARKN, from the exons ATGAGGGGTTGTAGCGGTGGCGGTGGCGGTGGCGGTGGCGGCGGCGAGTCATctttgttgttgctgctgctgaTTCTTCTCTTCTTCTATCCGATCTCTGCGGCTCTCTCTTATG CTCAGTCCACTGGATTGTGTGTTTCTCCTGGTGGCCGCTTCCCTACATTTGCTACCGAAGGAAAACCTCCTAGAAGAGTTAGCAAGGGACCCAAAGATCTTGCATTGTGCAGGATATTTCGGCAGAAGACTTGCTGTGATGTGACCCAAACATATCCTGCCTTGCTACTCATACGAAGACTGGCTTCTTCTGGAGAAGCCAGTCaagaatgtctgcatttatgGGAGCTCTTGGAGTGCTCTATTTGCGATCCACGCACTGGTGTTCAGCCTGGACCACCTTTAATTTGTTCCACGTTCTGTGATATGGTTTTTCAGGCCTGCTCAAGTGCATATTTCTCCATCGATGTCAAGAGTCAG GCTCTCTTACCTTGTGGCTCAAGCGACATTATCTGTGGTAAAGCTTCTGAGTGGGTCTCTAATGGTACAGAGCTCTGCCGCCGAGCAGGTTTCTTGGTTCAGCAAGATTGGCAAAGAGTGCAGTGGCTTGATGAGCCATTTTGCTATGGCGGGAAAGCAAGCCTGGAGTCTATTTCTGATTCATGGAAATCTCCAGATTCTAGGTCGCCTGAAGATTTTCGGCAATGGGCGAGAGAAATGCCAATAAGGGAAAAGGTATTTTGGGCTGTTGGAGGAATGGTTCTCACTGCAGGGCTACTACTAGTAAG CAAGAGGAGAAGTTACTCGCACCGTCAGAAGCAAGCAGCCATCCGTCGCACTACGAGAAGGCTAGAAGTGAGGATCAAACAGCAGCCTTCGgctagaaaaaattaa